A region from the Loxodonta africana isolate mLoxAfr1 unplaced genomic scaffold, mLoxAfr1.hap2 scaffold_475, whole genome shotgun sequence genome encodes:
- the LOC135229717 gene encoding olfactory receptor 8K3-like, which yields MEKQNLTMLNEFLLMGITDHPGLQAPLFGLFLIIYTISVVGNSGMIILTKTDSKLQTPMYFFLRHLAITDLGYSTAVGPKMLVNFIVDENTISYYFCATQLAFFIVFITSELFLLSAMSYDRFVAICNPLLYTVIMSQRTCWVLVAIPYLYSTFVSLLVTIKIFNLSFCGYNIINHFYCDNLFLLSLLCSNTHEIELINLILASFDLISSLLTVLVSYLLVFVAILRMKSAEGRHKAFSTCGSHLTVVVVFYGTLIFMYMQPKSSHSFDTDKVASIFYTLVIPMLNPLIYSLRNKDVKCALHRTWKKIRNVFSRV from the coding sequence ATGGAAAAGCAAAATCTAACAATGCTAAATGAATTCCTTCTGATGGGAATCACAGATCACCCTGGGCTCCAGGCTCCGTTGTTCGGGCTGTTCCTCATCATCTACACGATCTCAGTGGTGGGCAACTCAGGCATGATCATCCTCACCAAGACAGACTCCAAGCTACaaacacccatgtacttttttctcagacacctggctatcactgatcttgGTTATTCAACAGCTGTGGGACCCAAAATGCTAGTCAATTTTATTGTGGATGAAAACACTatctcctattatttttgtgctaCACAGCTAGCTTTCTTTATTGTGTTCATAACTAGTGAACTTTTTCTTCTGTCAGCAATGTCTTATGACCGCTTTGTGGCTAtctgtaaccctctgctctacacagtcaTCATGTCACAAAGGACTTGTTGGGTGCTGGTGGCAATACCCTATCTCTACAGcacatttgtttctcttctggtcaccataaagatttttaatttatccttctgCGGCTACAATATCATCAATCATTTCTACTGTGACAATCTCTTCTTGTTATCCTTGCTCTGCTCAAACACACATGAAATTGAATTGATCAATCTCATcttagcatcttttgatttgatTTCATCTCTTCTAACAGTTCTTGTTTCTTACCTACTCGTTTTTGTAGCCATTCTCAGGATGAAGTCAGCTGAGGGCAGGCACAAGGctttctccacctgtggatcccaTCTGACAGTGGTggtagtgttctatgggactttaatctttatgtacatgcagcccaagtccagtcattcctttgacactgataaagtggcttccatattttacaccctggttatccccatgttgaatcccttgatttatagcttgaggaacaaagatgtaaaatgtGCCCTACATAGGACATGGAAAAAAATACGCAATGTATTTTCTAGAGTTTGA